The following are encoded in a window of Impatiens glandulifera chromosome 5, dImpGla2.1, whole genome shotgun sequence genomic DNA:
- the LOC124940328 gene encoding probable sphingolipid transporter spinster homolog 2, with protein MASLEQPIAGKERNHRSVAVPSLAMKEDMGKDFSDSQSQPSWFSPKALLLIFCSINLINYVDRGVIASNGVNGGITTEFKMSNFEDGIISSAFMVGLLLASPVFASLAKSVNPFRLIGAGLSAWCFAAAGCGLSFNFFSMTFCRMVVGIGEASFISLAAPFIDDNAPPAKKSAWLATFYMCIPAGIALGYVYGGLVGSHFGWRYAFFGEAIFMLPFAILGFVMKPLHLKGFASSGPTKEASKVKDGGDIDVGKLPMNGNFVSQRPKKSLSQDQFSRFLKDVKVLLLERVYVVNVLGYIAYNFVIGAYSYWGPKAGYLIYQMNDADLVFGGITVVCGIVGTVAGGYILDCMTCTIPNAFKLLSTATFFGTVFCFSAFCFKNMYVFLVLFSIGEMLVFAIQGPVNYISLHCVKPSMRPIALAMSTVSIHIFGDVPSSPLVGVLQDSINNWRISALILTSGFFVASAVWFTGIFLEATDRFTEDTENPTTTTDNSTTTTPLLGDESAGEA; from the exons ATGGCAAGCTTGGAACAGCCAATTGCTGGGAAAGAACGTAATCATCGTTCGGTGGCTGTTCCCAGTTTGGCAATGAAAGAGGATATGGGGAAAGATTTCAGCGACTCTCAGTCTCAGCCTTCTTGGTTCAGCCCCAAGGC CCTActtttgatattttgttcaatcaACCTGATAAATTATGTGGATCGAGGAGTAATAGCAAGCAATGGAGTAAATGGTGGTATTAC GACTGAGTTTAAAATGAGTAATTTTGAAGATGGTATTATATCTTCTGCTTTCATGGTTGGACTTCTTTTGGCATCCCCAGTATTTGCATCTTTGGCAAAGAG TGTTAATCCTTTCAGGCTTATTGGAGCTGGTTTATCAGCCTGGTGTTTCGCTGCTGCTGGTTGTGGATTATCATTCAATTTCTTCTCCATGACATTCTGCCGCAT GGTAGTTGGTATTGGCGAGGCTTCTTTCATTAGTCTTGCAGCTCCATTCATTGATGATAATGCTCCACCTGCCAAG AAATCAGCTTGGCTTGCAACTTTTTACATGTGTATACCAGCTGGAATTGCTTTGGGGTATGTCTATGGTGGACTT GTTGGGAGTCACTTTGGTTGGCGCTATGCATTCTTTGGAGAAGCCATTTTTATGCTCCCATTTGCTATTCTTGGTTTTGTCATGAAACCTTTGCACTTGAAAG GCTTTGCCTCATCTGGACCCACGAAGGAAGCCTCAAAAGTTAAAG ATGGTGGAGATATTGATGTTGGTAAACTGCCCATGAATGGCAACTTTGTCAGTCAAAG GCCTAAAAAATCTCTTAGCCAGGATCAGTTTTCAAGGTTTCTGAAAGATGTTAAAGTCCTTTTACTGGAAAGAGTTTATGTTGTAAATGTTTTAG GTTACATTGCATACAACTTTGTCATAGGTGCATACTCTTACTGGGGGCCAAAAGCTGGCTATTTGATATATCAAATG AATGATGCAGACTTAGTTTTTGGAGGGATTACAGTTGTTTGTGGAATAGTAGGGACGGTAGCCGGTGGTTACATCCTTGATTGTATGACATGCACCATTCCCAATGCATTTAAG CTTCTATCTACAGCAACATTTTTTGGGACTGTCTTTTGCTTCTCTGCCTTCTGCTTCAAGAACATGTATGTTTTCCTGGTGCTTTTTTCAATTGGTGAGATGCTTGTATTCGCCATACAG GGTCCTGTAAATTACATTTCTCTTCACTGTGTTAAACCAAGCATGAGACCAATCGCATTGGCTATGTCTACAGTCTCTATTCATATATTTGGAGATGTCCCTTCTTCGCCCCTTGTTGGGGTTCTTCAG GATAGTATCAACAACTGGAGGATTTCGGCTCTTATCTTAACATCTGGTTTCTTTGTGGCATCTGCAGTATGGTTTACAG GGATCTTCCTTGAAGCCACAGATAGATTCACTGAGGATACCGAGAATCCTACAACGACAACTGACAATTCTACAACAACAACTCCATTGCTAGGAGATGAATCGGCTGGTGAAGCTTAA